One stretch of Aythya fuligula isolate bAytFul2 chromosome 24, bAytFul2.pri, whole genome shotgun sequence DNA includes these proteins:
- the LOC116498348 gene encoding feather keratin Cos1-2-like — MPLDMGQLRPTIKASPAPCSIIHFSGLLLVGNQVHLLPPDMSCYDQCQPCQPCGPTPLASSCNEPCVRQCQNSTIVIQPSPVVVTLPGPILSSFPQNTAVGSSTSAAVGSILSCDGVPINSGCCDLSCITSRYCGSRCRPC; from the exons ATGCCTCTGGACATGGGGCAGCTAAGGCCCACTATAAAAGCCAGCCCAGCTCCGTGCTCAATCATCCACTTCTCTGGCCTTCTTCTTGTTGGGAACCAG gtgcacctcctgcccccagacatgtcctgctacgaCCAGTGCCAGCCATGCCAGCCGTGCGGCCCGACCCcgctggccagcagctgcaacgagccctgcgtcaggcagtgccagaactccaccattgtcatccagccctctcctgtggtggtgaccctgcccggccccatcctcagctccttcccgcAGAACACAGCTGTGGGATCCTCCACCTCTGCTGCCgttggcagcatcctcagctgtgaTGGAGTCCCCATCAACTCTGGGTGCTGTGACCTCTCCTGCATTACCAGCCGCTACTGTGGCAGCAGGTGCCGTCCCTGCTAA